Proteins from a single region of Haloarcula laminariae:
- a CDS encoding DUF4040 domain-containing protein, with protein sequence MSLTALQGALLVFVVGCALGAALLKDTLASVIAFAAYSLGISIIWLVLQAPDVGLTEAAVGAGIMTILFLLALANTVTPDADSLLESVRWRTVALVGAFVLVMGATVPSLPAIGDPTAPVVGGEITQYYLANAYKETQVHNAVTAVLAAYRGFDTLGEAVVVFSAGVVALSVLRREVFA encoded by the coding sequence ATGAGTCTGACCGCCCTTCAGGGCGCTTTGCTCGTGTTCGTCGTCGGCTGTGCCCTCGGCGCGGCCCTGCTCAAGGACACGCTGGCGTCGGTCATCGCGTTCGCCGCCTACAGCCTGGGGATATCCATCATCTGGCTCGTCCTCCAGGCCCCCGACGTGGGGCTGACGGAGGCCGCCGTCGGCGCCGGTATCATGACCATCCTGTTCCTGCTGGCGCTCGCCAACACGGTCACGCCCGACGCCGATAGCCTCCTGGAGTCGGTCCGCTGGCGGACGGTGGCCCTCGTCGGCGCGTTCGTCCTCGTGATGGGGGCGACGGTGCCGTCGCTGCCGGCCATCGGCGACCCGACCGCGCCCGTCGTCGGCGGCGAGATAACCCAGTACTACCTGGCGAACGCCTACAAGGAGACCCAGGTCCACAACGCGGTGACGGCGGTGCTCGCGGCCTACCGGGGCTTCGACACGCTGGGCGAGGCCGTCGTCGTCTTCTCGGCCGGCGTCGTCGCTCTCTCCGTGCTGCGCCGGGAGGTGTTCGCATGA
- a CDS encoding Na(+)/H(+) antiporter subunit B: MSADDPPGLYVESTIIMTTVRVVAPFVLTFALFIMFHGADTPGGGFQGGVIAGSVVMMLAFAFGIDSTRQWLDIRIVAALASGGVLLFAGIGLGAMALGGNFLEYHLYEPYLHHASKYGIELVELGIGGIVASVAIGLFFLLAAGFGHVTDTEEER; encoded by the coding sequence ATGAGCGCTGACGACCCGCCGGGGCTGTACGTCGAGTCGACCATCATCATGACGACGGTCCGGGTCGTCGCGCCCTTCGTCCTCACCTTCGCGCTGTTCATCATGTTCCACGGCGCGGACACGCCCGGCGGCGGGTTCCAGGGCGGCGTCATCGCCGGCTCCGTCGTGATGATGCTCGCGTTCGCCTTCGGCATCGACTCCACCCGCCAGTGGCTCGACATCCGTATCGTCGCGGCGCTCGCCTCGGGCGGCGTCCTCCTCTTCGCCGGTATCGGACTGGGCGCGATGGCACTGGGGGGGAACTTCCTCGAGTACCACCTCTACGAGCCTTATCTCCACCACGCCAGCAAGTACGGCATCGAACTGGTCGAACTCGGCATCGGCGGCATCGTGGCAAGCGTCGCCATCGGGCTCTTCTTCCTGCTGGCGGCCGGGTTCGGCCACGTCACGGACACGGAGGAGGAACGATGA
- a CDS encoding cation:proton antiporter subunit C codes for MTADPLQLDLLTSRYNYYAVVLLLGIGLYTLIESPNLVKKVIGMNIFQTGIFLFFVTLAYRTGGNPPVVTDGGGPYVSPLPHVLILTAIVVGVALTAVALALIVRIYSEYGTLDEETLEELYYD; via the coding sequence ATGACGGCAGACCCACTGCAACTGGACCTGCTGACGAGCCGATACAACTACTACGCCGTCGTGCTGTTGCTGGGTATCGGGCTGTACACCCTCATCGAGTCGCCCAACCTCGTGAAGAAGGTCATCGGGATGAACATCTTCCAGACGGGCATCTTCCTGTTTTTCGTCACGCTGGCCTACCGCACCGGGGGGAACCCGCCGGTCGTGACCGACGGCGGCGGCCCCTACGTGAGCCCGCTGCCACACGTGCTCATCCTGACCGCCATCGTCGTCGGGGTGGCCCTCACCGCGGTGGCGCTCGCGCTCATCGTTCGCATCTACTCGGAGTACGGAACACTCGACGAAGAGACGCTGGAGGAGCTATACTATGATTGA
- a CDS encoding monovalent cation/H+ antiporter subunit D family protein yields the protein MIDHLPVLLVVVPIVGAAVPLVASLYTDRAGWPIAAVTMLGHAALAGLLVREVWTGGVVSYAVGGFALPYGIELAVDGLSVAVVALVSAVSLGVLAYARRAGPHENTFYSQFLLLVTGLTGMTVTGDVFNLYVFLEITGLAAYGLVASGREASAAVAALKYLILGTVGASLYLLGVGYALAATGTLNMADMSAKLAAYGYDSTLVLTAFGLMVGGLAVKVALFPLHTWQPDAYANSPDSVSAFISALVSTVSAYALARLLFSVFTVEFLTAVPAARWALLAVASVSIVAGSALAVSQSSVQRMLAYSSVSQFGLVIAGFAVGTPIAVVGATVHLVGHAVMKGGLFAASGIIERETGATTIGGYAGMGTRTPLAAGAFTVLALGMVGVPPAIGFVGKWYILVGAVEAELWPVVAVLLLSTLLTLAYFARLGERLYFAEPTIREEGAVADGGAESAPDSQPDRGVSTGMLAVVVVAAVLAVALTAAVPALEQLLTETLPPLLQ from the coding sequence ATGATTGACCATCTCCCCGTCCTGCTGGTGGTCGTACCGATAGTCGGCGCCGCCGTCCCGCTCGTCGCGAGCCTCTACACCGACCGCGCCGGCTGGCCGATAGCCGCCGTCACGATGCTCGGCCACGCCGCGCTCGCGGGCCTGCTCGTTCGCGAGGTGTGGACCGGCGGCGTCGTCAGCTACGCCGTCGGCGGGTTCGCGCTGCCGTACGGCATCGAACTCGCCGTCGACGGCCTCTCCGTGGCCGTCGTCGCACTCGTCAGTGCCGTCTCGCTCGGCGTCCTCGCCTACGCCCGCCGCGCCGGGCCACACGAGAACACGTTCTACAGCCAGTTTCTCCTGCTGGTCACCGGCCTCACCGGGATGACGGTGACCGGCGACGTGTTCAACCTCTACGTGTTCCTGGAGATTACGGGCCTCGCGGCGTACGGGCTCGTCGCCAGCGGCCGCGAGGCCAGCGCGGCCGTCGCGGCCCTGAAGTACCTCATCCTCGGGACCGTCGGCGCGTCGCTGTACCTGCTGGGCGTCGGCTACGCGCTGGCGGCGACCGGGACGCTCAACATGGCGGACATGAGCGCGAAGCTGGCGGCCTACGGCTACGACTCGACGCTCGTCCTGACCGCCTTCGGGCTGATGGTCGGGGGGCTCGCGGTCAAGGTCGCGCTGTTCCCCCTCCACACGTGGCAGCCCGACGCGTACGCGAACTCCCCCGACAGCGTCAGCGCGTTCATCTCGGCACTCGTCTCGACGGTGTCGGCCTACGCGCTCGCTCGCCTGCTGTTCTCGGTCTTCACCGTCGAGTTCCTGACGGCGGTCCCCGCCGCGCGGTGGGCCCTCCTCGCCGTCGCGTCGGTCAGCATCGTCGCCGGCTCGGCGCTTGCGGTCTCCCAGTCCAGCGTCCAGCGGATGCTGGCGTACTCCTCGGTGTCGCAGTTCGGCCTCGTCATCGCCGGCTTCGCCGTCGGGACGCCCATCGCCGTCGTCGGCGCGACGGTCCACCTCGTGGGACACGCGGTGATGAAGGGCGGCCTCTTCGCCGCCAGCGGCATCATCGAACGCGAGACCGGCGCCACGACCATCGGCGGGTACGCCGGGATGGGCACCCGGACGCCGCTCGCCGCCGGCGCCTTCACCGTCCTCGCGCTGGGGATGGTCGGCGTCCCCCCGGCTATCGGGTTCGTCGGCAAGTGGTACATCCTCGTGGGCGCCGTCGAGGCCGAGCTGTGGCCGGTCGTCGCCGTCCTCCTGCTCAGTACGCTGCTGACACTCGCCTACTTCGCTCGCCTTGGCGAGCGGCTCTACTTCGCCGAGCCGACCATCCGCGAGGAGGGGGCCGTGGCCGACGGTGGTGCGGAATCCGCGCCGGACTCACAGCCCGACAGGGGCGTCTCGACCGGGATGCTCGCCGTGGTTGTCGTCGCGGCAGTCCTCGCGGTCGCGCTGACCGCCGCCGTCCCGGCGCTCGAACAGCTGCTAACTGAAACCCTGCCGCCACTCCTACAATGA
- a CDS encoding cation:proton antiporter — MIEPSIRPLAAVLVSALAIPVILSLKSRPNVREGVTLLVAGSKLAIVGSMVPGVLSGTVYVTEIADFGAGLSIGLRADALGVLFGLLASLLWVVTSFYSIGYMRGLSEHAQTRYFASFAASVSTAIGVAFGANLLTLFVFYELLTVSTYPLVTHDETDEARAAGRKYLTYTFGGGVAVLGGTLLVYFLTGTTAFTPGGIAGLATADPTLAKAAFALLAAGFGVKAALMPAHSWLPDAMVAPTPVSGLLHAVAVVKSGVFGIARLVLDVFGTDLMRELGVALPLAAVAAFTLLAASVIALRQDNLKRRLAYSTISQLSYIVLGLALLEGNALIGGLLHIPAHAFMKLTLFFCAGAIHVETHTDDISDMAGIGRRMPLTMAAFAVAAAGMAGIPLVAGFVSKWYLVIGALEGGQTVFAAALLVSGILNIAYFWPIVYQAYFETPDHHDEKPLISGLLGGSEAVRPDGGEGREDPVPDADGAVETDDADESVPDPAHVDHLGKFDEDHEHHGGPPAGGWDHRGWRGGESTWFMLGPILTAATLSLALGIAPRLAVFLRIVEAVVGGLPGVMG, encoded by the coding sequence ATGATAGAACCATCCATCCGACCACTGGCCGCCGTACTCGTGAGCGCGCTGGCTATCCCCGTCATCCTCTCGCTGAAATCCCGCCCCAACGTCCGCGAGGGCGTCACGCTCCTCGTGGCCGGGTCCAAGCTCGCCATCGTCGGTAGCATGGTGCCGGGCGTGCTGTCGGGGACCGTCTACGTCACCGAGATTGCCGACTTCGGCGCCGGGCTTTCGATCGGTTTGCGAGCCGACGCGCTCGGCGTCCTCTTTGGCCTGCTCGCGAGCCTGCTGTGGGTCGTCACCAGCTTCTACTCCATCGGCTACATGCGCGGGCTGAGCGAACACGCCCAGACCAGATATTTCGCCTCGTTCGCGGCGAGTGTCTCCACGGCCATCGGCGTGGCCTTCGGCGCCAATCTCCTCACGCTCTTCGTCTTCTACGAACTGCTGACGGTCTCGACGTACCCGCTCGTTACTCACGACGAGACCGACGAGGCCCGCGCCGCCGGCCGGAAGTACCTCACCTACACCTTCGGCGGCGGCGTCGCCGTCCTCGGCGGGACCCTGCTGGTCTACTTCCTGACCGGGACGACGGCCTTCACTCCGGGGGGTATCGCGGGCCTGGCGACGGCCGACCCGACGCTCGCGAAGGCCGCGTTCGCACTGCTGGCGGCCGGCTTCGGCGTGAAGGCTGCGCTGATGCCGGCCCACTCCTGGCTGCCCGACGCGATGGTCGCGCCGACGCCGGTGTCGGGGCTGCTACACGCCGTCGCGGTCGTCAAGAGCGGCGTGTTCGGTATCGCCCGTCTGGTGCTAGACGTCTTCGGGACCGACCTGATGCGCGAACTCGGCGTCGCCCTCCCATTGGCCGCCGTCGCCGCCTTCACGCTGCTCGCCGCCAGCGTCATCGCCCTGCGCCAGGACAACCTCAAGCGCCGGCTGGCCTACTCCACCATCAGCCAGCTCTCCTACATCGTGCTGGGGCTCGCACTCCTCGAGGGGAACGCCCTCATCGGCGGGCTCCTCCACATCCCCGCTCACGCGTTCATGAAGCTCACCCTGTTCTTCTGTGCTGGAGCCATCCACGTCGAGACGCACACCGACGACATCAGCGACATGGCCGGTATCGGGCGACGGATGCCGCTGACGATGGCCGCCTTCGCCGTCGCCGCGGCGGGGATGGCCGGCATCCCGCTCGTCGCCGGCTTCGTCAGCAAGTGGTATCTCGTCATCGGGGCGCTGGAGGGCGGACAGACGGTCTTCGCCGCCGCGCTGCTCGTCTCCGGCATCCTCAACATCGCCTACTTCTGGCCCATCGTCTACCAGGCGTACTTCGAGACACCGGACCACCACGACGAGAAGCCGCTCATCAGCGGCCTGCTGGGCGGGAGCGAAGCGGTGCGGCCCGACGGCGGTGAGGGCCGCGAGGACCCGGTTCCGGACGCCGATGGCGCGGTCGAAACTGACGACGCTGACGAGTCGGTGCCCGACCCCGCACACGTCGACCACCTCGGGAAGTTCGACGAGGACCACGAACACCACGGCGGACCGCCGGCGGGCGGCTGGGACCACCGTGGCTGGCGGGGCGGGGAGAGCACCTGGTTCATGCTCGGTCCCATCCTGACGGCGGCGACACTCTCGCTGGCGCTCGGTATCGCGCCGCGACTGGCGGTGTTCCTCCGCATCGTCGAGGCGGTCGTCGGCGGCCTGCCGGGGGTGATGGGCTGA